Proteins co-encoded in one Lasioglossum baleicum chromosome 14, iyLasBale1, whole genome shotgun sequence genomic window:
- the Agt gene encoding O-6-alkylguanine-DNA alkyltransferase has product MVRSRTMTPQEYKRDRSKFKIIYGFQPSPFGACLLGLTTNTDKAIVFLAFADGDYEKAFTELKNDWPLSELVQDYYNETYQVVHSIFSPQAQIKDSLTLLLMGSEFQIKVWRCLLSIPVGTTVTYDQVAIGINNPKAARSVGNAIMKNKVGYLIPCHRVNGKYGSNKYKWGTKIKEAIMFHEYKLRQPGSGSWPAQSF; this is encoded by the coding sequence ATGGTTCGTTCACGTACTATGAccccgcaagaatataaacgagATCGCTccaaatttaagataatttaCGGTTTTCAACCATCGCCGTTTGGAGCATGTTTGCTTGGCCTGACGACGAACACGGACAAGGCTATAGTGTTCTTAGCGTTTGCGGATGGCGACTATGAAAAAGCGTTTACCGAGTTGAAGAATGACTGGCCTCTGTCCGAATTGGTTCAAGACTACTACAACGAAACGTATCAAGTTGTACATAGTATTTTTTCTCCTCAAGCACAGATTAAAGATTCTCTGACACTACTTTTGATGGGTTCagaatttcaaataaaagtttgGCGATGTTTACTTAGTATACCGGTGGGTACAACTGTTACGTACGATCAAgttgcaattggtataaataatCCAAAGGCTGCGCGTTCTGTTGGTAATgctataatgaaaaataaagttgGGTATCTTATACCTTGTCATAGGGTCAACGGGAAGTATGGCAGTAACAAGTACAAATGGGGTACAAAAATTAAAGAGGCTATCATGTTCCATGAATATAAATTAAGGCAGCCTGGGTCTGGGTCCTGGCCTGCCCAATCCTTCTAG